In a single window of the Streptomyces cinnabarinus genome:
- a CDS encoding CGNR zinc finger domain-containing protein has product MNLDHVFVCGHPALDFAATLRARRSTRFEMFVTPERLNAWYLESGLVDTITPGDEIDLRAATTLREAIYRLVTDRRLGEEFDAAALDTVNTAARKTPVTPQLTKAGRHTEATPEQALATVARQAVELLSGPDVPLMKECSNPECTRVYIDRSRGMRREWCGMESCGNKIKAAAYRARKKAATTA; this is encoded by the coding sequence GTGAATCTTGACCATGTATTCGTGTGCGGACACCCGGCGCTCGACTTCGCGGCCACCCTGCGAGCCAGGCGCTCGACCCGGTTCGAGATGTTCGTGACGCCGGAGCGGCTGAATGCCTGGTACCTGGAGTCCGGTCTGGTGGACACGATCACCCCCGGCGACGAAATCGACCTCCGGGCGGCCACGACTCTGCGCGAGGCCATCTACCGGCTCGTCACCGACCGCCGGCTCGGCGAGGAGTTCGACGCGGCGGCGCTCGACACGGTCAACACCGCCGCGCGCAAGACCCCTGTGACGCCCCAGCTCACCAAGGCGGGACGGCACACCGAGGCCACGCCCGAACAGGCGCTCGCGACCGTCGCCCGGCAGGCCGTCGAACTCCTCAGCGGCCCGGACGTCCCCCTGATGAAGGAGTGCAGCAACCCCGAGTGCACCCGCGTCTACATCGACCGCTCCCGGGGCATGCGGCGCGAGTGGTGCGGCATGGAGTCCTGCGGCAACAAGATCAAGGCCGCCGCGTACCGGGCCCGCAAGAAGGCAGCCACAACCGCGTGA
- a CDS encoding dihydrolipoyl dehydrogenase family protein, with the protein MTTETEATYDVIVIGAGPVGENVADRTTAAGLSTVVVESELVGGECSYWACEPSKALLRPVLMRADALHVPGLGPALKSPLDTETVLAHRDRMSADWTDDGQVEWLKSAGIDLLRGHGRLVGEREVSVETPDGRTVRLRARHAVAVCTGSRAALPDLPGIGTVRPWTSREATSAQRPPGRLVIVGAGVVGVEMATAWQGLGSRVTLLARDGGLLPRMEPFAGELVAERLKEAGADVRFNTSVVAAERLPDGEVRVALADGGELTADELLFATGRAPRSEDIGLDAVGLTPGDWLTTDDTLTVTDAPGNWLYAVGDVNRRALYTHQGKYQARIAGSVIGARARGETLDTGRWAPHSAAADGVAVPGVVFTDPEIATVGLTEAGAEREGRAVEVVDYDIGQLAGAHQYRSGYKGRARLVIDRNRRTVVGATFAGPGVAELLYSATVAITGEVPVERLWHAVPAFPTISEVWLRLLETRRDR; encoded by the coding sequence ATGACGACCGAGACCGAAGCCACCTACGACGTCATCGTGATCGGCGCGGGACCGGTCGGCGAGAACGTCGCGGACCGCACCACCGCCGCCGGTCTGAGCACCGTCGTCGTGGAGAGCGAGCTCGTCGGCGGTGAATGCTCGTACTGGGCCTGTGAACCCAGCAAGGCACTGCTGCGCCCCGTCCTGATGCGCGCCGACGCACTGCACGTTCCGGGTCTCGGTCCGGCTCTCAAGAGCCCTCTGGACACCGAGACGGTCCTCGCGCACCGCGACCGCATGTCAGCCGACTGGACGGACGACGGTCAGGTCGAATGGCTCAAGTCGGCCGGCATCGACCTGCTGCGCGGACACGGCCGCCTGGTGGGAGAGCGCGAGGTGTCCGTGGAGACACCCGACGGCCGTACAGTCCGGTTGCGGGCCCGGCACGCCGTCGCCGTGTGCACCGGCAGCCGTGCCGCCCTGCCCGATCTGCCGGGGATCGGGACCGTACGTCCCTGGACCAGCCGCGAGGCGACCAGCGCCCAGCGGCCACCGGGCCGCCTCGTGATCGTCGGCGCCGGAGTGGTGGGCGTCGAGATGGCCACCGCCTGGCAGGGTCTGGGCTCCCGGGTGACGCTGCTCGCCCGGGACGGCGGGCTGCTGCCGCGCATGGAGCCCTTCGCGGGCGAACTGGTCGCCGAGCGCCTGAAGGAAGCCGGTGCGGACGTACGCTTCAACACGTCGGTCGTCGCTGCCGAGCGGCTCCCTGACGGCGAGGTCCGCGTCGCCCTGGCGGACGGCGGCGAACTCACCGCCGACGAGCTGCTCTTCGCCACCGGCCGCGCCCCGCGATCGGAGGACATCGGGCTCGACGCGGTGGGGCTGACACCGGGGGACTGGCTCACCACCGACGACACTCTGACCGTCACCGACGCACCCGGGAACTGGCTGTACGCCGTGGGCGATGTCAACCGCCGGGCGCTCTACACCCACCAGGGCAAGTACCAGGCCCGTATCGCCGGTTCCGTGATCGGTGCCCGCGCCCGGGGCGAGACTCTCGACACCGGACGCTGGGCCCCGCACAGCGCGGCCGCCGACGGCGTGGCCGTCCCCGGGGTCGTCTTCACCGACCCCGAGATCGCGACCGTGGGGCTGACCGAGGCCGGCGCGGAACGCGAGGGCCGGGCCGTGGAGGTCGTCGACTACGACATCGGTCAGCTCGCGGGCGCCCATCAGTACCGCTCCGGCTACAAGGGCCGGGCACGCCTGGTCATCGACCGGAACCGCCGGACCGTGGTCGGTGCCACCTTCGCCGGACCGGGGGTCGCCGAACTCCTGTACTCGGCCACGGTCGCCATCACCGGTGAAGTGCCCGTCGAGCGTCTGTGGCATGCCGTGCCCGCGTTTCCTACCATCAGTGAGGTATGGCTGCGCCTGCTGGAGACGAGGAGGGACCGATGA
- a CDS encoding VOC family protein, with protein sequence MDMKLEVVILPVSDVDRAVGFYVGRLGWRLDADFPINDGYRIVQVTPPGSECSIIFGTGLTQQEAGTLHGLQLTVTDIVKAQKELTSRGVEVSGPFRDETGAFHHAGDAHRVPGPHPERASYGSFAAFKDVDGNEWFLQEVTERAPGR encoded by the coding sequence ATGGACATGAAGCTCGAAGTCGTCATCCTCCCCGTCTCCGACGTGGACCGTGCCGTGGGCTTCTACGTGGGGCGGCTCGGCTGGCGTCTCGACGCCGACTTCCCGATCAACGACGGTTACCGGATCGTGCAGGTGACCCCGCCCGGCTCCGAGTGCTCCATCATCTTCGGAACCGGCCTCACCCAGCAGGAGGCGGGCACGCTGCACGGCCTCCAGCTGACCGTCACCGACATCGTCAAGGCTCAGAAGGAGCTGACCTCCCGTGGTGTGGAGGTCTCCGGGCCATTCCGCGACGAGACCGGCGCCTTCCACCACGCGGGCGACGCACACCGCGTCCCCGGCCCGCACCCCGAGCGGGCCAGCTACGGCAGCTTCGCCGCCTTCAAGGACGTAGACGGCAACGAGTGGTTCCTGCAGGAGGTCACGGAACGCGCTCCCGGCCGCTGA
- a CDS encoding organic hydroperoxide resistance protein codes for MAVSYTAVVDVDGEGRNGGHVRSSDGLLETGLALPKELGGAGTATNPEQLLAAGWAACFLGALRRAATLRKIRLTSTTITAEITLTHGDDGEFSLSAVLSPVLGGVDQATAEELAHAAHQICPYSKATRDNVPVTIKAAAA; via the coding sequence ATGGCAGTCAGCTACACCGCCGTTGTCGACGTGGACGGAGAAGGCCGGAACGGCGGTCACGTCCGTTCCTCCGACGGCCTGCTGGAGACGGGCCTCGCCCTCCCCAAGGAGCTCGGCGGCGCGGGCACGGCCACCAACCCCGAGCAGCTCCTGGCCGCCGGCTGGGCCGCCTGCTTCCTCGGTGCCCTCCGCCGCGCGGCCACGCTCCGCAAGATACGGCTGACCAGCACGACCATCACCGCCGAGATCACCCTCACCCATGGCGACGACGGCGAGTTCTCGCTGTCCGCGGTCCTCAGCCCCGTCCTCGGCGGTGTCGATCAGGCCACCGCGGAGGAACTCGCGCACGCCGCCCACCAGATCTGCCCGTACTCCAAGGCGACGCGCGACAACGTCCCGGTCACCATCAAGGCCGCCGCGGCCTGA
- a CDS encoding GOLPH3/VPS74 family protein produces MTTARDLALVILSLPPDRTVERGDLSLALAGAEAIDLLEAGALTLDGDRMVPGPEPATGDRLLDQAATALVGREPYETVEDWLWRRGSGLAGVYAKELEGAGLIAPSTGRGLRPRTSRSAPADTPQLRRAAERQASGEPVLAALTSVLRIGDTPPDHHENPDGDAITKVVGAVGDTVTELRAVRLRRDVEDAAFDNIWRGY; encoded by the coding sequence ATGACCACCGCACGTGACCTCGCGCTCGTCATCCTGAGCCTGCCGCCCGACCGGACCGTGGAGCGGGGCGACCTCTCCCTGGCGCTGGCCGGGGCCGAGGCGATCGACCTGCTGGAGGCGGGTGCGCTGACCCTGGACGGCGACCGCATGGTGCCCGGCCCCGAGCCGGCGACGGGCGACCGGCTGCTGGACCAGGCGGCCACCGCGCTCGTCGGGCGGGAGCCGTACGAGACGGTTGAGGACTGGCTGTGGCGTCGCGGCAGCGGGCTCGCCGGCGTCTACGCGAAGGAGCTGGAAGGGGCTGGGCTCATCGCCCCCTCAACGGGGCGCGGCCTTCGGCCGCGGACCTCGCGCAGCGCGCCGGCCGACACACCGCAGCTCCGCCGCGCCGCGGAGCGCCAGGCATCGGGCGAGCCCGTCCTCGCCGCTCTGACGTCGGTCCTGAGGATCGGGGACACACCGCCGGACCACCACGAAAACCCCGACGGGGACGCGATCACCAAAGTGGTGGGAGCCGTCGGGGACACGGTGACGGAGCTGCGGGCCGTGCGGCTGCGCCGGGACGTCGAGGATGCCGCCTTCGACAACATCTGGCGGGGTTACTAG
- a CDS encoding esterase/lipase family protein, which translates to MNSALPNDPVILLVHGAWHGSWCWELLAPELAALGWRVESVGLPSASAGPGSTAGMYDDARVVRAKPAGLDGPVTVLAHSYVGLPVTEAGAAPNVSRLVYLSASQLDEGDSLSGLSGGTLPTGETGTLPAHEDARHHL; encoded by the coding sequence ATGAACAGCGCACTGCCCAACGACCCCGTGATCCTGCTCGTCCACGGTGCCTGGCACGGCTCCTGGTGCTGGGAGCTGCTGGCTCCCGAACTCGCCGCGCTCGGCTGGCGGGTGGAGAGCGTCGGCCTTCCGAGCGCGTCGGCCGGCCCCGGCAGCACGGCCGGGATGTACGACGACGCCCGCGTCGTCCGCGCCAAGCCGGCCGGGCTCGACGGTCCGGTGACGGTCCTCGCGCACTCCTACGTCGGGCTGCCCGTGACCGAGGCCGGGGCAGCCCCCAACGTGTCCCGGCTGGTCTACCTCTCCGCCTCCCAACTGGACGAAGGCGATTCCCTGTCCGGCCTGAGCGGCGGCACCCTGCCCACCGGCGAGACCGGCACCCTGCCCGCCCACGAGGACGCGAGGCACCACCTGTAG